GTGCTGACGGCGAAATTCGAAGAGAAGTTCCTCGCGGTTCCTGCTGAAGCGCTGGTTTACACCATGAAGGGTGACCAGAAATACTTCCCGGTTTACGCTAACGACGGCAAACTGCTGCCAAACTTCATCTTTGTGGCCAACATTGAGTCCAAAGATCCGGTACAGATTATCTCCGGTAACGAAAAAGTGGTTCGCCCACGTCTGGCGGATGCGGAGTTCTTCTTTAACACCGACCGTAAAAAACGTCTGGAAGATCACCTGCCACGTCTGCAGACCGTATTGTTCCAGCAACAACTGGGTACGCTGCGTGACAAAACGGACCGTATCGCGGAGTTGTCTGGCTGGATCGCACGTGAAATCGGCGCAGACGTTAATCACGCCACCCGTGCTGGTTTGCTGTCCAAATGCGACCTGATGACCAACATGGTGTTCGAGTTTACGGATACTCAGGGTGTGATGGGCATGCACTATGCTCGTCACGATGGCGAAGCAGAAGATGTCGCTGTTGCGCTGAACGAGCAGTATCAGCCGCGCTTTGCGGGTGATGATCTGCCGTCTAACCCGGTAGCCTGTGCAGTGGCGATTGCCGATAAGATGGACACCCTGGCGGGTATCTTCGGTATCGGTCAGCATCCGAAAGGGGACAAAGACCCGTTCGCGCTGCGTCGTGCCGCACTGGGTGTGCTGCGTATCATCGTTGAGAAGAACCTGAACCTCGATCTTCAGACCCTGACGGAAGAAGCTGTACGCCTGTACGGCGACAAGCTGACGAATGCTAACGTTGTGGATGATGTTATCGACTTTATGCTGGGTCGCTTCCGTGCCTGGTATCAGGACGAAGGTTACACTGTCGATATTATTCAGGCGGTACTGGCACGTCGCCCAACCCGTCCGGCAGATTTCGATGCGCGTATGAAGGCGGTTTCGCATTTCCGTACTCTGGAAGCGGCATCCGCGCTGGCTGCGGCTAACAAGCGTGTTTCCAACATTCTGGCAAAATCCGACGAGACTCTGAACGAGCGTGTGAACGCTGCGACGCTGAAAGAGCCGGAAGAGATTGCTCTGGCGATGCAGGTTGTTGTGCTGCGCGATAAGCTAGAGCCATACTTCGCGGAAGGCCGCTACCAGGAAGCGCTGGTTGAACTGGCTGAACTGCGTGATGTTATCGACGCCTTCTTTGAGAAAGTGATGGTAAACGTAGAAGATAAAGATCTGCGTATTAACCGTCTCTCTATGCTCGAAAAACTGCGTGAATTGTTCCTGCGCGTGGCGGATATTTCATTGCTGCAGTAATGTTTGCGATACTCTAAAAAACCCGCTTCGGCGGGTTTTTTGTTTTCATTGGCCGAATCAGCATAGCGCTATCCGGCAGGTTCAGCCGTTCGCTATTACCTTCATCGGTTTTTAGCCAGCGTGGCGTTTTCAGCGTATCAGAAAAATAGCCGATCAGTTCGCATAACAAATCTGCCATTACGATTTCTGACTGTCGCGGCAATGACCCGTTCATCAGCAGTTGCGTAATTTCCTGACAGTAACGCCCCAGTTGATCGGATTCTGGCTCAGAAGAGGGCACTTGGGAGGAGAGTTCCTCCACGGTCAGGCTTGCTTTTAAACCTTCCCCGGCGCATCTTTCGATGCCTCTGCTCAGCCGACTATTGAGATGTAGCGAAGCATGCTGCCCAACCATGTGCCGCCGATAAGATAAGTCAGGATGCTAATCCCGACACCTGATTTTGCAGGTGCGAGAAGAACCTACTGCTCATCAAAACAGGTGGCAACAGATTTACTCTATGTAACTGAAAATATTACCATTTATGGAAAGAGGCTCGCAAAATTACAGCAATGAGAACCCTGCTGTGGATAAACATCTTACAGCGATGTCCTGTCTCTCTCCACAGGGGCGAGAGGACTGTTCAGTGCCCGCATTTTATATGGCGATCCCCTTGCCCAAAAATTAACCTTGAAACGCTCAGCAAACTCCCGTTATTCTTACCCCGTTAAATTTCGCCCTCTGGAGCGCCCCCCAAAAATGAACAAACACGACTGATGAATTTCGATCCTTGCTAAACGCCACCGCGTCGGCAGGGGATGTTTTGATTTCATTCAGGAGTGCTTATGGCTCATTTTGCGCAGTCCCCTTCTTTTATTTTGCATCAGGTCACCTGTCAGTTTGCGACGGGCGATACCCTTTTTGGTCCGCTGAATCTGTCGCTGGAGTCCTCCCTGTGCGCGCTGGTTGGCCGTAACGGCAGTGGTAAAACACGTTTATTACGTCTGCTGGCGGGCCTTGAACAACCAACGACCGGTCACATCGAGCGTTTTGGTACGCATGTCTGCGTGGCTCAACAACATGAGATTTCCCCGCAAACGACGCTGGCCGACCTGCTCGGTTATGACGCGGTCTTTGCTGCCCGCAAACGCATCGACAGCGGTGATTATCTTCCCGAGGATCTGGAGTGTCTCGATGGATTCTGGGATCTCCCCGAGCGGCTAAACGACGCATTCATTAACGCTAACCTTCCGCCCTTTGAGCCCGATAAATGCGCGTCAGAGTTGAGTGGTGGCGAGCGCATGCGGGCGCTGCTTTGCGGAGCATTCAGTGCAGATGCCGACTATTTATTGCTGGATGAGCCCACAAATCATCTGGATCGTCACAGCCGGGAGTGGTTCTACAGTCAGCTTACGCAACAGCGTGGTGGAGTCCTGGTCGCTTCACATGACCGTGAGTTACTGGCCCTGGTTCCGCGCATACTTGAACTGAGTGCGTCAGGCCTGCAAAGCTACGGCGGAAATTATGCTGACTATCAACGCCAGCGTGATGCCGGGCAGCAGGCTGCCCGCGCTGCGCTAGAGCATGCTGCCACAGAGCGCAAACGTACCCGTGCCCGGATGCAAAAAGAGCACGATGACAGCCAACGGCGTTCAGCCAAAACGCTCCGCACGGTAGACTCACTGAATATTGCTTCGTTTGAACGCATCAAATACAAAATGGCGGCGAAAGAGCGCATTGGTGCATGGCGCAAACAGCATAGCGATCAAAATGATGCGCTAAACGCTGCCGTGAATCAGGCGCGGGAGCGTGTTGAAGAGGATGATCCGGTGATATTTACGCTGCCGGGAAGCCGTATCGCGACGGGTAAGCAGGTGCTGGATCTTGAGGATATGGTATTGCCATATGTGGACATTCCGCCGATAAACTGGCGCATGGCTGGGCCGATGCGTGTCGCGTTGCGCGGGCCAAACGGTTGCGGGAAATCGACGCTGTTAAAAGCGATCCTCGGTGAAGTATTGCCGCGATCGGGAATTTGTCGGTTGTCGGTAAAAACAGCCTATCTTGACCAGCATCTGTCAAAACTGGATCTGTCACTTTCTGTGATGGCACACCTCAACCTGAGCAATACGCCACTGGAAGAAGGCATGATACGGACCCGATTAGCCCAGCTTCAGCTTGGCGCAGAAAAAGTGTCGCTTCCGCTGGCGGAGCTTAGTGGAGGTGAACGCCTGAAGGCTGCCCTGGCCTGCGTGTTGTGGCGAGAGGATGCAGCACAGTTACTGCTGTTGGATGAGCCGACCAATCACCTGGATCTGGCTTCCGTTGAAGCGATTGAAGCGGCACTGGCCGATTTCCCTGGTGCTCTGGTGGTCGTCTCCCATGATGATACTTTTCTGCATGGGCTGACGTTGACGCATAACATGGTGTGGAATGATAAAGGGTGGCGTTGTGAAAACCTCTGAAACACAAACCCCCGCATATGCGGGGGCGATAACACAGGTTTATTAGGCTATCTGCTTGCTGAGTGCAGGGTTGGCCTGTATCAGGCGCATCAGCTTTAACTCGGTTGGCGTGGGTTTTTCACGTTTTGATTCCCATTCCATCACCATGGCTACGCTAACACCCATTGCTCTGGCGAATTCATCTGTCTGAAGTCCTGTCCCTTTGCGCAATCGCTCAAATTCTGTAAAGGGATTGGATTTTTGGGGCAAGGTAATCGTCTGCGGTACATCTTTAAACACAATCTGTTCCAGACTGCTCAGCAGTTCAAACATAGGATCTTTATATTCCATTGAGAACTCCTCTTAAATCACACAGCGGGATCGTGAACATCAGAGAGCCAGTTAAGAATAGTCGGTAAAGGATAGGCAGGAGCCCCGGGTGTGTGATTAATCGTGCTGTTGTCCTGGCTTTACGCGTTTCAGCAGAAGAGGTATCCAGGCTAATTGACTGATTATTCAAAAACAGGGCTCGCAGAGTATTTTTTTGTAAATCGTCAGTACGAAAACGGCAATAGCCGTTTTGCATGAAAAGAGTATCTTGCAGGCCTGACCTGGACTATCCTTGTCAGCGTCGGGCATGCCTGTGCCGGTGTGCGCTTTTTAGGGTGAAAGGAGTAATAAAATGGCGACAGGAAAGTCCTGCTCTCGCTGGTTTGCGCCTATTGCGGCGTTGTTAATGGTAGTTAGCCTGAGTGGGTGTTTCGATAAAGAAGGCGATCAGCGCAAGGCGTTTATCGATTTTCTACAGAATACCGTGATGCGCAGCGGTGAACATCTTCCAACGCTGACTGCGGATCAGAAAAAACAGTTTGGTCCCTTCGTGTCCGATTACGCCATCCTTTATGGTTATTCACAGCAGGTGAATCAGGCGATGGACTCGGGTCTGCGTCCGGTGCTGGACAGCGTCAACGCTATTCGCGTGCCGCAGGATTATATGACTCAGCGTGAGCCGCTGCGTCAGTCTAACGGTGCGCTGGGTGTTTTGAGCCAGCAACTGCAGAATGCAAAGATGCAGGCTGATGCCTCGCGTTCCGCCTTAAAGCAGGGTGATGATCTGAAACCTGTCTTTGACAAGATTTATGAGAAAGTGGTGACGAAACCCGCTGATGCCATGCAACCGTTGATTCCGGCTGCGCAGATTTTCACCCAACAGTTGGTGCAGGTTGGGGACTATATTTCCCAGCAAGGGACTCAGGTGAGCTTTGTCTCTAATGGCATCCAGTTCCCGACGTCGCAGCAGGCGAGCCAGTACAATACGCTGATTGGGCCGCTGGCCTCGCAGCACCAGGCCTTTAGTCAGGCATGGAGTGCGGCGGTGACAGCCACGGAGTAACACGAGCAACGAAAAAAACCCCGCTATAAGCGGGGTTTTTTATTCATATTAAAAATAATACTTGTCTTTCATGTACCACATCGGTATAACTATGTCCGTCGGTTTGTTACACAGACCTAAAGCAGTTTAGTAAAGCAGTCCAGATTGTTATCCATAGATACCCTTCGTAGTGACCCTTCCTTCATCGCTTAAAAATCTGTAACGCAACCATCGTGCCGGAAGGCAAAACAAATTTTTAATAAGGTAATTTCTATGTCTGGTAAAATGACTGGTCTGGTAAAATGGTTCAACGCTGATAAAGGTTTCGGCTTCATCACTCCTGACGATGGCTCTAAAGATGTATTCGTACACTTCTCTGCTATCCAGAACGAAGGCTACAAATCTTTGGACGAAGGTCAGAAAGTTTCTTTCACCATCGAAAGCGGCGCTAAAGGCCCAGCAGCTGGTAACGTTGTAAGCCTGTAAGCTTCCAACTCAGCAGCACAAGAATTTAAAAACCCGCCTTCTGGCGGGTTTTTTCGTTTCTACTGCTGAACCTGCGGGTTAACACAGTTTTTCTCAACTTTTCCGCTGAGAGCGGCAATCAGATTGTCCACTGCAGTTGCGGCCATGTTGTAGCGAGTTTCATGGGTGGCAGAGCCGATGTGAGGCAGGGCAACCACGTTGGGCAGCGTCAGCAGCGGGGAATCAACCGGCAGCGGCTCTTGCTCGAATACATCCAGCCCAGCAGCATGGATCTCCCCGTTTTGCAGTGCTTCAATCAGTGCTTTCTCATCGACCACCGGACCACGGCCCGCATTAATGAAAATGGCCGATTTCTTCATTTTGCCAAATTCAGCCTTGCCAATCAGATGATGGGTTTCTTCCGTCAGCGGCAGGATCAGACAAACGTAGTCAGCTTCCTGCAACAAGGTATCTAAATCACAGTAACGCGCGTTAAAGCGCTCTTCGGCTTCGTTGTGATGACGGCGTGCGTTATACAGAATCGGCATATTGAAACCGAAATGCGCACGTTGTGCGAGAGACAGGCCAATGCGTCCCATGCCGACGATCCCCAGCGTTTTACCGTGGACGTCCACGCCAAACCAGTCCGGGCCGATACCTTTGGTCCATTCACCCGCTTTCACACGTTCGGCCACTTCGACCACGCGACGGGCAGTGCTCAGCACCAGCGCCATCAGTGTGTCCGCCACTGTTTCCGTCAGGGCATAGGGCGTATGCATCAGCAGGATCTTGCGGGCGTTCAGTGCATCGACATCGAAGTTGTCGTACCCCACGGAAATGGTCGAGGTAGCACGAAGCTTCGGCATTTTCTCCAGCAGTGCGATATCTACTTTCTCGCTTGAACCCAGCAAACCTTCAGCGCTGGCAAACGCCGTTGCGTGTTGTGCTACGGTATCCGGGCTCAGGTTCTTCACCTGGGTAACAGTGAAGTGTTCTTCCAGGCGTTTTTGCAGATCTTCAGGCAGTGCTTTATACAAAATGACGGACGGCTTCATGCTAATCTCCGTTGATTTTAAAGGATTCAGGCGTGGCGTGCGCCGATGGGTAGTTGTTGATTATTAGCAGGCTTAACAATCAAAGTAAGCCACACTGACGCGAAAAGCGCTACCCCCATAAATATGTACGAGGCCGAAGGGCTACCGGTTGCACCATTCAGGTAGCCAACAAACCAGGAGCCGAAGAACGACCCGAGCGCGCCCATGCTGTTGATGAGCGCCATTGCGCCACCTGCCACGTTACGCGGCAGCATTTCCGGAATAATGGCAAAGAACGGGCCATACGGGGCATACATGGCAGCACCGGCAATAACCAGTAGCGTGTAAGAAGCCCAAAAGTGGTTTGTGCCAACAGCCCATGAACCAATGAACGCGCAGGCCGCGATCAGCAGCAGTGGCCAGACAAACAGTTTGCGGTTTTGCAGCTTGTCCGATGCCCAGGACGCGACAATCATCGCGATGGTTGCTGCCAGATAAGGGACGGATGAGAGCCAGCCCACTTCCACCATGCCAAGGTTTTCACCACCACTCCGGATAATTGACGGCAGCCACAGAACGAAACCGTACACCCCAATACTCCAGGTGAAATATTGCATGCACAGCAGAATAACGTTGCGGGAACGGAATGCCTCTCCGTAGTTGCGCACCGCTTTCAGGCCCTGCTGTTCTTTATCCAGTTGCGCTTGCAGCGCAGCTTTTTCCTCTTCGGAAAGCCACGTCGCCTGGGTTGGTTTATCTTTCACAAGCACCCACCAGCAAAATGCCCAGATAACAGCCGGAACACCTTCGATGATAAACATCTCGCGCCAGCCGAAAGATTGAATCAGGTAGCCGGACACCACCGACATCCACAGGACCGTAACCGGGTTCCCGAGGATCAGGAAGGTGTTAGCGCGAGAACGTTCGGATTTGGTAAACCAGTTGCTAATGTAGATAAGCATCGCGGGCATCACGGCCGCCTCGACGACGCCGAGGATAAAGCGAATGGCAGCAAGCGCCGGGATGTTATGCACCACCCCCGTCAATGAGGCACAACCTCCCCAAAGAATCAAACAGACGAAAATGAGTTTTCGCACGCTGCGGCGCTCTGCATAGATAGCGCCAGGGATCTGGAAGAAGAAGTAGCCCAGGAAGAAAAGGGCGCCTAACAGTGATGAGACGCCTTTGGTGATCCCCAGGTCTTCGGTGATCCCTGCGGCGGATGCGAAACTGAAGTTTGCACGATCAAGGTACGCCAGGCTGTACGTGATAAACACGATCGGCATGATGTACCACCAGCGTTTGACTGCATTGGTCGAACTGTTCATAGGCTTGCCTCTGTTGTTGAGGTTTGTACCGCCGTTGTATGTAGGGTACACGGTGGTTTCATTGTGTGGTGTGGGTTTTCCCCTCACCCAGGCTCTCTCCCTAAAGGAGAGGATATTTATGCGTCGAGCTGCGCGCGCGTAGGTAATCCTTCACTGTCGCCCTGCACCTGAATCGCCAGCGACCCAATCTTGTTGCCCCGCGTGACGGCCTGATGCAGCGTTTGACCTTCCAGCAGGCTGCTGATCACGCCCACGGCGAAACCATCCCCTGCGCCGACGGTATCGACTACGTTTTCAACTTTTATCGCCGCAACAGCACCTTGTTCACCATTGGTCGTTTTAAACCATGCGCCATCGGCCCCGGTTTTCAGGACCACGGTTTTTACACCCTGATTCAGGTAAAAATCTGCAATCGCGTCGGGCGTATTTTTCCCTGTAAGGATCATCCCTTCTTTGAGGCCTGGCAGTACCCAGTCGGCCTGGAAAGCCAGATGATTCAACTTCTCGATCATCTCCGTTTCGCTTTTCCACAGCACCGGACGCAGGTTTGGATCGAAAGAGATGGTTTTACCTTGTGCCTTCATGCTTGCCGCCGCGTGATCGAGCAATTCATATGAGCTGGCAGAGAGTGCCGCAGCGACACCGCTCAGGTGAAGGTGTCGTGCGCCCGCAAAATGGTCAGCATGATAATCTGCGATGGACAGGTGGCTTGCTGCTGATCCTTTACGGAAATATTCAACGATGGGATCGGTTCCATTTTCAACTTTAGATTTAAGCTGAAAACCGGTTGCGAAGCGTTCGTCTTGTGTGACGCCTGCAGGATCAATTCCTTCCTTATTCAGTGTGTCCAGAACGAACTGGCCGAAACTGTCTGTGCCCACGCGGCTCACCCAGCTTACTTTCAGGCCCAGGCGTGCCAGACCGGTCGCAACGTTCAACTCTGCACCTGCCACGCGTTTGATAAAGTGGTTTACGGCGCTCAGCTCCCCTGTTTCTGTAGCAACAAACATGGCCATGGCTTCGCCGATGGTGATAACGTCCAGCGTCTTTTGCATCGTCTTATTCCTCACGCAGCAGGTTAACGTAATGGCGTGTGATGGCGGTTAAATCCGGGCCTTCCAGCGGAAACTCAATTCCGCGCGGCGCATCGACAGGTAACTGGTTGAGCAGATCCAGCCAGCGGGCATCAGCATGATCGGGCGCGATGGCGCGGAAATGCTGGTTATGCGGGACTGCGGCCTTGACATGGATATAGCTCACCGCGGGGGCGAGGTGGCGTGCGGCTTCTTCCGGCGAATCGCCCGCCCACAGCCAGTTTCCCATATCGAAAGTGAGTGTAATGGGCAGTTCCATAACCCGACAGGCGGCTTTGAAGCGTTGCATGGGAGCGAGTTGACCGCAGTCGGTTTGATCATTTTCGACAACTAACGCCATGCCGCTTTCGCGAAGCTGTGCGCGGAGTTCCTCCAGCGAGTGCTTATCCTGGAAATACCCCAGAGAAACTTTCAGCCACAGGGCATTTAGCGTGCTGGCTTCGGCAAGGTAGCGCGACAGGTCCGGGTTGAGTGAGCCGTCAGGCATAAACAGGGCGGCAGGGGCGGAGTAGCAGACCAGTAATCCCAGCAGCTCAATGGATTCGCTCAATGCAGGCAAAGCCTGCAACTCCTGAGGACTGAATAATTCACGGCGGATCTCTACCCCGTCGGCCCCTGCGGCGGCAATCACCGGCAGGATCGCCCGTTGACCGCCAGCTTGTCGCACCTGATCCGCGCCATACGCGGCGGTAACTACCATAATTTTCCTGCTCATTGGCTGACTCCATCGCAATATCAATATGTATTACGCTAGATGGAACCGGTTCCAAAGAAAAGGTCAGGATGTTGAATTTATGATCGGCATCACGAAGGGGAGTTAACGGGCCGTAGAGCCGCGGACAATCAGTTCACCGGAGAAGACTTGCTCGCGTACAACATCGCTGGCGCCTTCAATGCGGCGAACGACCTGTTCGACCGCAGCAAAACCAATTTGCCAGGTCGGTTGTTTGAGGGTCGTAATCCCTACGCCCGCAAGTTCTGCCCACTCAAGTTCATCAAACCCGAGCAGGCCGATATCACTTCCCCAGTGCAGGCCAATCCGCTTGAGTGAACGAGCAACCTGAAGAGTGAGTGCTCCGTTGGCGGAGATAACGGCTTTGCGCATGCCGCGATGGCGGGTGTGGAACTGGCGGAGGATATTGTCGATCTGTTCAGATTCATGCAGTGGTGTTTCGGCATTTTCCGCGATCACGCCAGGATAGCGTGCCAGCGTAGCACGGAAGGCACTCAGGCGATCCCGGCGGGTGTTCACCGTGCCCAGCGGCTCACTCAGGAACAAAATGGCCTCGAAGCCTTGTTCAATAAGGTGTTCTGTCGCTGTGGTTGCTGCTTGCGTGTTATCCAGCCCGACCACATCACAGGCAAATTCCGGAATTTTACGATCGATAAGTACCATCGGCAGAGAGGATTGTTGCAGGCGATTTAGCCCTTCCTCGCGCATGCCAACGGCATTGACGACAATACCTTCCACCTGATAACTGCGTAGTAAATCAAGATAATGCAGTTCCTGGTCAACTTCGTTATTGGTGTTACAGACCAGCGGAGTGAACCCTTTTTCACGACAGGCCGCTTCAATGCCGCTCAGCACGTTAACGGAATAGGGGTTGGTGATGTCGGCAATAATCAGGCCGATAAGTCGGGTCCGGCCATGTTTCAGGCCACGAGCCATAAGGCTTGGGTGATAATCCAGTTCGGCGATAGCTTGTTCAATACGTGCCAGCAGCGCGTCGGACAGCAGGTGTTTCTCGCCATTAAGATAGCGTGAAATACTGGTCTTACCCGTTTTAGCGGCTTTTGCCACATCGCTGATGGTGGCCCGTGTTGATTTGCTCATCGCTGATTTCCCTGACTTTAGTGAGAACACCTTAGCGTGAAAATCAACGATGGCAAGCGGTTCATACTGGAGTGTGAGGCCTGATGTCCTTACTCCAACCCTCTCCCTGGGGAGAGGGGGAATACGAAATCTACTGGATCGGGCTCAGCGTGATCTCTACACGGCGGTTCTGTGCTTTACCTTCAGCCGTGCTGTTGCTGGCAATCGGGTTTGCCGGGCCCATACCGCTGGTACGGATACGGTTAGCGTCAACGCCCTGGGTAATCAGCGAACTGGCGACCGAGTCGGCACGTTGCTGTGACAGGCGTTTGTTCAGATCCTGGCTGCCAGTGCTGTCGGTGTATCCGATCACGTTCACGGCAGTCTTATTGTACTCTTTCAGAACCATTGCCACGCCCGTGAGGGTATTTGCTCCGGCAGGTTTCAGCGTCGCGCTGTTGCTGTCGAAGGTCACGTTATTTGGCATGTTCAGGATGATGTTATCGCCGCTACGCGTCACGCTCACGCCTGTCCCCTGCATTTTGTCGCGCAGTTTCGCTTCCTGCACATCCATGTAATAACCCACGCCCCCGCCCAGTGCAGCGCCTGCTGCTGCGCCGATCAGAGCGCCTTTGCCGCGATCTTTCTTGGAGGAGGAGAGTGCGCCAACACCTGCGCCAACCAGCGAGCCAAGGCCTGCGCCGATGCCCGCTTTGCCCGCTTCACGTTCACCGGTGTAAGGGTTTGTTGTGCAGCCTGATAAAGCTAAAGTCCCGCTCACCAGAGCGGCAATGACGAGTACGCGTTTTTTCATCTTCTTTCCTTAATCCTTTTTATTCTTTGCCACGACGAGGCTGGCGGTTGATTATGACGTCCAGATATGTCGAAAATTCCGGGGATAACTCCGAAATTTGTGTCAAACCATAAACAGCCTCATCTAAGAAGGCCGTAAACCTGCACGCAACCAGGAGCGCACGCTTTGACCACCTCAACAAAAACTATTCTGACCGCCGCCCACTGGGGACCGATGCTGGTCGAAACCGATGGCGAGAACGTGTTGTCATCCCGTGGGGCATTACCCACTCAACACCCTAACTCCTTACAAACCGTGGTTCGCGATCAGGTACACAGTAAAACCCGCGTCCGCTGGCCGATGGTGCGTAAAGGCTTCCTGGCATCACCGGATCAACCGCAGGGAGTGCGTGGTCAGGATAAGTTTGTCCGCGTGAGCTGGGATGACGCGCTTGCGCTGATTCATGCGCAGCATAAACGGATCCGCGACAGCTACGGCCCGTCGTCGATTTTTGCAGGTTCCTACGGCTGGCGCTCAAACGGGGTATTACATAAAGCGGCAACGCTACTGCAACGCTATATGAGCCTGGCG
This sequence is a window from Enterobacter sp. RHBSTW-00994. Protein-coding genes within it:
- a CDS encoding OmpA family lipoprotein — encoded protein: MKKRVLVIAALVSGTLALSGCTTNPYTGEREAGKAGIGAGLGSLVGAGVGALSSSKKDRGKGALIGAAAGAALGGGVGYYMDVQEAKLRDKMQGTGVSVTRSGDNIILNMPNNVTFDSNSATLKPAGANTLTGVAMVLKEYNKTAVNVIGYTDSTGSQDLNKRLSQQRADSVASSLITQGVDANRIRTSGMGPANPIASNSTAEGKAQNRRVEITLSPIQ
- a CDS encoding LacI family DNA-binding transcriptional regulator, which translates into the protein MSKSTRATISDVAKAAKTGKTSISRYLNGEKHLLSDALLARIEQAIAELDYHPSLMARGLKHGRTRLIGLIIADITNPYSVNVLSGIEAACREKGFTPLVCNTNNEVDQELHYLDLLRSYQVEGIVVNAVGMREEGLNRLQQSSLPMVLIDRKIPEFACDVVGLDNTQAATTATEHLIEQGFEAILFLSEPLGTVNTRRDRLSAFRATLARYPGVIAENAETPLHESEQIDNILRQFHTRHRGMRKAVISANGALTLQVARSLKRIGLHWGSDIGLLGFDELEWAELAGVGITTLKQPTWQIGFAAVEQVVRRIEGASDVVREQVFSGELIVRGSTAR